In Streptococcus uberis, a single window of DNA contains:
- a CDS encoding alpha-ketoacid dehydrogenase subunit beta: protein MSETKLMALREAVNLAMTEEMRKDENIYLMGEDVGIYGGDFGTSVGMIEEFGPKRVKDTPISEAAISGAAIGSAITGLRPIVDVTFMDFLTIMMDAIVNNGAKNNYMFGGGLKTPVTFRVASGSGIGSAAQHSQSLEAWLTHIPGIKVVAPGNANDAKGLLKSAIQDNNIVLFMEPKALYGKKEEVNQDPDFYIPLGKGEIKREGTDLTIISYGRMLERVLQAAEEVAEEGINVEVLDPRTLVPLDKELIIESVKKTGKVMLVNDAYKTGGYIGEIATMITESEAFDYLDHPIVRLASEDVPVPYARVLEQAILPDVEKIKAAIVKMAKNGNA from the coding sequence ATGAGTGAAACAAAATTAATGGCTTTACGTGAAGCTGTCAATCTTGCCATGACAGAAGAAATGCGCAAAGATGAAAACATCTACCTCATGGGAGAAGATGTTGGTATTTATGGTGGTGACTTTGGAACATCAGTAGGAATGATTGAAGAGTTTGGACCAAAACGTGTTAAAGACACACCAATCTCAGAAGCTGCTATCTCAGGTGCAGCAATTGGTTCTGCCATCACAGGACTTCGTCCAATCGTTGACGTAACCTTCATGGATTTCTTAACCATCATGATGGATGCAATCGTTAACAATGGTGCCAAAAACAACTACATGTTTGGTGGAGGACTTAAAACTCCCGTAACATTCCGTGTGGCATCAGGTTCAGGTATCGGATCAGCAGCACAACACTCACAATCATTAGAAGCTTGGTTAACACACATTCCAGGTATCAAAGTAGTCGCACCAGGAAATGCTAACGACGCTAAAGGTTTGTTAAAATCTGCCATCCAAGATAACAATATCGTTCTTTTCATGGAGCCAAAAGCCCTTTATGGTAAAAAAGAAGAAGTTAACCAAGATCCTGATTTCTACATTCCACTTGGAAAAGGTGAAATCAAACGTGAAGGTACCGACTTAACAATCATCTCTTACGGACGTATGTTAGAACGCGTTCTTCAAGCAGCAGAAGAAGTTGCAGAAGAAGGCATCAATGTTGAAGTACTTGACCCACGTACATTAGTACCACTTGACAAAGAATTGATCATCGAATCAGTTAAGAAAACTGGAAAAGTCATGTTAGTCAACGACGCTTACAAAACTGGTGGATACATTGGTGAAATTGCAACCATGATCACAGAAAGCGAAGCCTTTGATTACCTTGATCACCCAATCGTACGTTTGGCAAGTGAAGATGTGCCAGTACCATATGCACGTGTCTTAGAACAAGCTATCTTACCAGATGTTGAAAAAATCAAAGCTGCTATTGTTAAAATGGCAAAAAATGGTAATGCATAA
- a CDS encoding ABC-F family ATP-binding cassette domain-containing protein: MIILQASKIERSFSGDVLFENINLQVDERDRIALVGPNGAGKSTLLKILVGEESPTSGEITRKKDLTLSYLAQDSRFQSDQTIYQEMLHVFDDLRQDEQKLRQMEADMGMLTGTDLDKLMHDYDRLTESFRLRNGFSYESDIKAILNGFKFDESMWDMPIAALSGGQNTRLALAKMLLEKPELLVLDEPTNHLDIDTIAWLENYLANYQGALIIVSHDRYFLDKVATITLDLNRQGIDRYVGNYSRFIDLKAEKIASQAKQFEKQQKEIAKLEDFVQKNIVRASTTKRAQARRKQLEKIERLDNPVSSQKSAHMTFHAEKPSGNVVLTVTDAAIGYDQEVLSEPINLEVTKYDAIAIVGPNGIGKSTLMKSIIKQIPFIKGQVKYGANVDIGYYDQTQSRLTKSNSVLEELWGDFPRTAEVDIHNRLGAFLFSGDDVKKSVGMLSGGERARLLLAKLSMENKNVMLLDEPTNHLDIDSKEVLENALLDYDGTLLFVSHDRYFINRIATKVLEISETGSTLYLGDYDYYLEKKAELEELARLQEEEKSEQPAETLQNNYHLQKENQKEIRKLQRRLQEVENQLEEVDQSIVEIENRMQSTNDPGQLIDDQKELDLLNQKQESLMLEWEEIGTQLDL; the protein is encoded by the coding sequence ATGATTATTTTACAAGCCTCTAAAATTGAACGTTCTTTTTCAGGTGACGTCCTTTTTGAAAATATCAATCTCCAAGTAGATGAGCGTGACCGCATTGCCCTGGTTGGTCCTAATGGTGCCGGGAAATCCACGCTATTAAAAATTTTGGTTGGTGAAGAAAGTCCAACCAGTGGAGAAATCACACGCAAGAAGGATTTAACCTTATCTTATTTAGCCCAGGATAGTCGTTTCCAGTCGGATCAAACCATTTACCAAGAAATGTTACATGTCTTTGATGATTTGCGCCAAGATGAACAAAAATTGCGGCAAATGGAAGCGGATATGGGCATGTTAACAGGCACTGATCTTGACAAGCTGATGCATGATTATGACCGTCTGACAGAAAGCTTTCGCCTTAGGAACGGTTTTTCTTATGAATCAGATATTAAAGCCATTTTGAATGGTTTTAAATTCGATGAGTCCATGTGGGATATGCCCATTGCTGCCTTATCAGGGGGACAAAACACCCGTCTGGCTTTAGCCAAAATGCTTCTGGAAAAACCAGAGTTATTAGTTTTGGACGAGCCGACAAACCACTTGGATATTGACACCATTGCCTGGTTGGAAAATTACTTAGCTAACTATCAAGGTGCCCTAATCATTGTTAGTCACGACCGATATTTCCTAGATAAGGTTGCAACCATTACATTGGATTTGAACCGACAAGGGATTGATCGTTATGTCGGGAACTATTCAAGATTCATTGACTTAAAGGCCGAGAAAATTGCTAGTCAAGCCAAACAATTTGAAAAGCAACAAAAAGAAATTGCCAAATTGGAAGACTTTGTCCAAAAAAATATTGTTCGGGCTTCTACTACTAAACGGGCTCAGGCAAGACGCAAGCAGTTGGAAAAAATAGAACGGCTCGATAATCCGGTTTCTTCACAAAAGTCTGCTCACATGACCTTTCATGCTGAAAAACCATCAGGAAATGTCGTTTTAACGGTGACGGATGCCGCCATTGGCTATGACCAAGAGGTTTTGTCAGAACCCATTAATCTAGAAGTAACAAAATACGATGCCATTGCTATTGTGGGACCTAACGGTATTGGAAAGTCAACCCTAATGAAATCCATTATCAAACAGATTCCATTTATCAAAGGTCAAGTCAAATATGGTGCAAATGTGGACATCGGTTATTACGACCAAACCCAATCTCGACTCACTAAAAGCAATAGTGTCTTAGAAGAACTTTGGGGAGACTTCCCAAGAACAGCAGAAGTCGACATTCATAACCGACTAGGAGCCTTCCTTTTTTCCGGGGACGATGTCAAAAAATCTGTTGGCATGCTATCAGGGGGAGAAAGAGCCCGCCTCTTACTAGCCAAATTGTCCATGGAAAATAAAAATGTCATGCTCCTTGATGAGCCTACCAACCATCTAGACATCGACAGCAAAGAAGTACTGGAAAATGCACTCTTGGACTACGATGGCACGCTCTTGTTTGTCAGCCATGACCGTTATTTTATCAATCGCATAGCCACCAAAGTATTGGAAATCTCTGAAACAGGTTCCACCCTTTACCTAGGTGATTATGATTATTACCTAGAGAAGAAAGCAGAGCTAGAAGAATTAGCTCGCCTCCAGGAAGAAGAAAAAAGTGAGCAGCCAGCGGAGACCCTTCAGAATAATTATCACTTACAAAAAGAAAACCAAAAGGAAATCCGCAAACTGCAAAGACGATTACAAGAAGTGGAAAACCAGTTAGAAGAAGTGGATCAAAGCATTGTAGAAATTGAAAACCGCATGCAATCAACCAATGATCCAGGACAATTAATTGATGACCAAAAAGAATTAGATCTCTTAAATCAGAAACAAGAGAGTCTCATGTTGGAGTGGGAAGAAATTGGTACACAATTAGATTTGTAA
- a CDS encoding matrixin family metalloprotease, whose translation MKRFIKAILWLPLTLLKWLWSIIWGFIQTILLLAIIIFGLLYYANHSDSQLANTISNISNQVVTFYNIWKDSDAKLQDKLSQKVTSDHYQHQDGVKWTKNEAGVYIKTTNPIFVNAYQAALNNWNSTGLFQFKLVDSEDQADIVADETSDASLDAAGIAKVQSQELLKVIRHADVYLNAYYLLDNQYGYNSERIVHTAEHELGHSIGLDHKDDKESVMQSSGSFYGIQETDMEAVRALYQNEK comes from the coding sequence ATGAAACGATTTATTAAAGCTATTTTGTGGTTACCTTTAACCCTCTTAAAATGGCTTTGGTCTATTATTTGGGGGTTTATTCAAACTATCCTTTTATTAGCCATTATTATTTTTGGCTTGCTTTATTATGCTAACCATAGTGATTCTCAGTTGGCTAATACCATCTCTAACATCAGTAATCAGGTCGTTACTTTCTATAATATTTGGAAAGATTCGGATGCTAAGTTGCAAGACAAACTTAGTCAGAAAGTAACTTCTGATCATTACCAGCATCAAGATGGGGTTAAATGGACTAAAAATGAGGCCGGTGTTTACATCAAAACCACAAATCCCATTTTTGTCAATGCTTATCAAGCAGCCCTAAATAATTGGAACAGTACAGGACTCTTTCAGTTCAAGCTAGTTGATTCAGAAGACCAGGCTGATATTGTTGCGGATGAGACTAGTGATGCCAGTCTTGATGCGGCCGGCATTGCCAAGGTACAGAGTCAAGAACTCTTAAAAGTGATTCGTCATGCTGATGTATACTTGAACGCCTATTATTTGCTTGATAACCAGTACGGCTATAATTCTGAAAGGATTGTCCATACGGCAGAGCATGAACTGGGTCATAGTATTGGTTTAGACCATAAAGACGATAAGGAATCCGTCATGCAATCTTCAGGATCTTTTTATGGGATTCAAGAGACAGATATGGAAGCTGTGCGTGCTCTTTATCAAAATGAGAAATAG
- a CDS encoding alpha/beta hydrolase translates to MASIHIEYRSEVLQMERQVNVIYPDQSSLEEAERGDQDIPVLYLLHGMGGNENSWQKRTNIERLVRHTNLIIVMPSTDLGWYTDTAYGLKYYKAIAEELPEVLYNFFPNMTQKREKTFIAGLSMGGYGAFKLALKTNRFSYAASFSGALASPDFALEEVLEEEKAYWTGVFGSIEMPDIEKHFLTSMVSESDLKTKFYAWCGYEDFLFQANEIAVAQLKDMGLDLDYQKDHGTHDWYYWNQQLDRLLDWLPIHYVKEERLS, encoded by the coding sequence ATGGCATCCATTCATATTGAATACCGTTCAGAAGTCTTGCAAATGGAAAGACAAGTTAATGTCATCTATCCAGATCAATCTAGTCTTGAAGAGGCTGAAAGAGGGGATCAGGATATTCCTGTTCTTTACCTCTTGCATGGCATGGGTGGTAATGAAAATTCTTGGCAAAAACGGACTAATATTGAACGCTTAGTGCGTCATACCAATCTTATTATTGTTATGCCTTCCACTGATTTAGGATGGTATACCGATACAGCCTATGGTTTGAAATACTATAAAGCCATTGCAGAAGAGTTACCGGAAGTTTTGTATAATTTCTTTCCAAATATGACACAAAAACGCGAGAAAACCTTTATTGCTGGTTTATCGATGGGTGGTTACGGTGCCTTTAAATTGGCCTTGAAGACCAATCGTTTTTCTTATGCTGCTTCTTTTTCAGGAGCCCTAGCAAGTCCTGACTTTGCTTTAGAAGAGGTATTAGAAGAGGAAAAGGCTTATTGGACAGGCGTTTTTGGTTCCATTGAAATGCCAGACATTGAAAAGCATTTCTTGACAAGCATGGTTTCGGAATCTGACTTGAAAACCAAATTCTATGCTTGGTGTGGCTATGAGGATTTTTTGTTCCAGGCTAATGAGATAGCTGTTGCTCAATTAAAAGACATGGGCTTAGACCTTGACTATCAAAAAGATCATGGTACACATGATTGGTATTACTGGAACCAACAGTTGGATCGTCTTTTAGATTGGCTACCAATACATTATGTGAAGGAAGAAAGGCTGTCTTAA
- a CDS encoding ribonuclease J gives MSDIKIIALGGVREYGKNFYLVEVNESIFILDSGLKYPENEQLGVDVVIPNLDYVIENKDKVQGVFLTHGHADAIGALPYLLSEVSVPVFGSELTIELAKLFVKANNSTKKFKNFHVVDSETEIEFKDGLVSFFKTTHSIPDSLGIVIGTDQGNIVYTGDFKFDQAAREFYQTDLSRLAEIGKEGVLALLSASANATSNIQIASESEVGEEMDHVIGEAEGRVIVAAVASNLVRIQQVFDSAACHGRRVVLTGSDIENIIRTAIRLKKLTIVDEKLLIKPKDMAKYEDHELIILEAGRMGEPINSLQKMASGRHRYVNITTGDLVYIVTTPNVSKEAMVARVENLIYKAGGSVKLITQNLRVSGHANSRDLQLMINLIRPKYLFPVQGEYRDLAAHAALAEEVGLYPENIYIMKRGDIMILNEEGFLHEGGVPASDVMIDGNAIGDVGNIVLRDRKVLSEDGIFIVAITVNKREKRIVSKAKVNTRGFVYVKKSRDILRESADLVNTTVENYLQQDNFDWGELKASVRDELSKFLFDQTKRRPAILPVVMEVRQ, from the coding sequence ATGAGTGATATTAAAATAATCGCCCTTGGTGGCGTGCGTGAGTATGGGAAAAACTTCTATTTGGTTGAAGTGAATGAGTCAATTTTTATCTTGGATTCAGGATTGAAATACCCAGAAAATGAACAATTGGGGGTTGATGTTGTCATCCCTAATTTAGATTATGTGATTGAAAACAAAGACAAGGTTCAAGGTGTCTTCCTGACCCATGGACATGCGGATGCTATTGGTGCTTTGCCTTACTTATTATCAGAAGTCTCTGTGCCTGTATTTGGTTCTGAGTTGACCATTGAGTTGGCCAAATTATTTGTCAAAGCCAACAATAGCACTAAGAAATTCAAAAATTTCCATGTGGTTGACAGTGAAACAGAAATTGAGTTTAAAGATGGATTGGTTTCTTTCTTTAAAACCACCCATTCTATTCCAGATAGTTTAGGGATAGTCATTGGTACTGACCAAGGGAATATTGTTTATACTGGTGATTTTAAATTTGACCAAGCAGCGCGTGAGTTTTACCAAACTGATCTTTCCCGACTTGCTGAAATCGGTAAGGAAGGTGTTTTAGCTCTGCTTTCGGCGTCAGCCAATGCCACATCAAACATCCAAATTGCCAGTGAATCAGAAGTTGGTGAGGAAATGGATCATGTTATCGGTGAAGCAGAAGGACGAGTGATCGTAGCTGCGGTTGCTTCCAACTTGGTTCGTATTCAGCAAGTTTTTGATTCAGCGGCTTGTCATGGCAGACGTGTTGTTTTAACGGGGTCTGATATTGAGAATATTATCCGTACAGCCATTCGTTTGAAAAAATTGACCATCGTTGATGAAAAATTATTGATCAAACCAAAAGATATGGCAAAATATGAAGATCATGAGCTCATCATTTTAGAAGCTGGTCGAATGGGTGAACCTATTAATAGCTTGCAAAAAATGGCATCGGGTCGTCACCGTTATGTGAACATCACAACAGGAGACTTGGTCTATATCGTGACAACTCCAAATGTGTCAAAAGAAGCTATGGTAGCGCGTGTTGAAAACTTGATTTATAAAGCAGGTGGCAGTGTTAAACTCATTACACAAAACTTACGGGTTTCTGGTCATGCCAACAGTCGTGACTTGCAGCTAATGATTAACTTGATTAGACCTAAGTATCTCTTCCCAGTTCAAGGGGAATACAGGGACTTGGCCGCTCATGCGGCTTTGGCTGAGGAAGTTGGTCTTTACCCTGAAAATATCTACATTATGAAACGTGGCGATATTATGATCTTAAATGAGGAAGGTTTCCTGCACGAAGGGGGCGTTCCAGCAAGTGATGTCATGATTGATGGTAATGCCATCGGTGATGTTGGTAATATCGTTCTTAGAGACCGTAAAGTCTTATCCGAAGATGGGATTTTTATCGTGGCCATTACCGTTAATAAACGTGAAAAACGCATTGTTTCTAAAGCTAAAGTCAACACAAGAGGCTTTGTCTATGTTAAGAAAAGCCGTGACATTTTAAGAGAAAGTGCTGATCTGGTTAACACGACTGTTGAAAATTACTTGCAACAAGATAATTTTGATTGGGGTGAATTGAAAGCTTCTGTTCGAGATGAATTATCGAAGTTCTTGTTTGATCAAACCAAACGTCGTCCAGCCATTTTACCTGTTGTCATGGAAGTGCGTCAGTAA
- a CDS encoding ABC transporter ATP-binding protein, whose amino-acid sequence MKKIIELIDASLVVNNGFDDSKTILDKVTLTIYEHDFITVLGGNGAGKSTLFNVIAGNLTLSSGQIKILGQDVTYMPAEKRASFLARVFQDPKMGTAPRMTVAENLLIAEKRGQKRQLLKRSIASKKDTFKALLARTGNGLENHLDTPTGLLSGGQRQALSLLMATLKKPDLLLLDEHTAALDPRTSRSLMALTDHFVSQDQLTALMITHHMEDALTYGNRLIVMKDGKIIKDLNKEQKAQMTISDYYLLFD is encoded by the coding sequence ATGAAAAAAATAATTGAACTCATTGATGCTAGTTTGGTGGTTAATAATGGATTTGACGATTCTAAAACCATCTTGGACAAGGTTACCTTGACCATCTATGAACATGATTTCATTACCGTTTTAGGTGGTAATGGGGCAGGCAAATCGACGTTGTTTAATGTTATTGCTGGCAACCTCACTTTGAGCAGTGGTCAAATCAAGATTTTGGGGCAAGATGTGACCTATATGCCAGCTGAAAAAAGAGCCAGCTTCTTAGCACGTGTTTTTCAGGATCCCAAAATGGGAACAGCACCTCGTATGACGGTTGCTGAAAACCTCTTGATTGCAGAAAAACGGGGACAGAAACGACAATTGCTAAAACGCAGTATCGCTAGCAAAAAAGATACCTTTAAGGCATTATTGGCACGAACGGGCAATGGTTTAGAAAATCACTTAGACACGCCGACAGGTCTCTTATCTGGAGGTCAGCGTCAGGCTTTAAGTCTGTTAATGGCAACTTTAAAGAAGCCGGACCTATTGTTATTAGATGAACATACTGCAGCTCTAGATCCTAGGACCAGCCGTTCCCTCATGGCTTTAACGGATCATTTTGTTAGTCAGGACCAATTAACAGCCCTCATGATTACACACCATATGGAAGATGCTTTGACTTATGGCAATCGTCTCATTGTCATGAAAGATGGTAAAATCATCAAAGATCTCAATAAAGAGCAGAAAGCTCAAATGACTATTTCGGATTACTATTTATTATTTGACTAA
- a CDS encoding ABC transporter permease: MIISAVSQGLLWGVLGLGIYLTFRILNFPDMTTEGSFPLGGAVAVTALNQGLNPILATILGMAAGALAGLITGLLYTKGKIPTILAGILVMTSCNSIMLMVMGRANLGLHDLKRLQDYLPFSSEVNNLLMGFLAVLVIIFLLIYFLYTDLGQAYIATGDNREMAKSFGIHTDRMEMMGLLVSNALIGLSGALVSQQDGYADVSKGIGVIVIGLASIIIGEVLYSTGLTLFERLVAIIVGSILYQFLIMLVIALGFNTNYLKLFSAIVLALCLMVPVLRQRFFKGIKVSR, translated from the coding sequence ATGATTATCTCAGCAGTTTCACAAGGTCTTTTATGGGGTGTACTTGGTTTAGGCATCTATTTGACCTTTCGTATTTTAAATTTTCCTGATATGACCACAGAAGGCTCCTTTCCTTTAGGGGGAGCAGTAGCTGTTACAGCCCTTAATCAGGGCCTTAATCCTATATTAGCAACCATTTTAGGGATGGCAGCGGGAGCTTTGGCAGGTCTCATAACGGGTCTTTTATATACCAAGGGAAAAATTCCAACTATTTTGGCGGGGATTTTGGTTATGACCTCTTGTAACTCTATTATGCTAATGGTTATGGGACGGGCCAATTTAGGGCTTCATGACTTAAAACGCCTGCAAGATTACCTTCCATTTTCTTCAGAGGTTAATAATCTTCTCATGGGATTCCTAGCCGTTCTGGTCATTATCTTCTTACTGATTTATTTTCTCTATACTGATCTTGGCCAGGCTTATATTGCCACGGGTGATAACCGTGAGATGGCTAAGAGTTTTGGCATACATACGGACCGCATGGAAATGATGGGACTGCTTGTCTCAAATGCCTTGATTGGTTTATCAGGTGCTCTTGTCAGTCAACAAGATGGTTATGCAGATGTTTCCAAAGGGATTGGTGTTATTGTCATCGGTTTGGCAAGCATCATTATTGGTGAAGTTCTCTACTCGACAGGATTGACGCTTTTTGAACGCTTGGTCGCTATTATAGTAGGTTCAATCCTCTACCAATTTCTTATTATGCTTGTAATTGCCTTGGGCTTCAATACCAACTATTTGAAATTATTTAGTGCCATTGTCTTAGCGCTTTGTCTCATGGTACCTGTTTTGAGACAACGTTTCTTTAAAGGGATTAAGGTGAGCAGATGA
- the trpX gene encoding tryptophan ABC transporter substrate-binding protein, which produces MKNKSLIATLIMITSLVFLSLFFEKDNKQLALKQKPVVKIGILQLVTHEALDQIEKGIEDELQKNPSSHQKLQITLMNAEGDQSKIQTMSHQLVDKGNDIVIGIATPAAQGLATSSKKVPVVMSAISDPIGAKLVKNLDKPEGNVTGLSNKVPLKQTVQLIKSLTPQVRKIGVLYASNEDNSLSQVKDFTAFAKVKGFEVIPYAVPSTNEVPSTMSVLTQKVDALFIPQDNTIASAFASVVSASNAANLPVYSSVDTMVRDGSLASVNQNQYQLGVETAKQVKKLLAGKSVSQVPVKVVDNGKPVINKAVADKLGVTIPEALQKESDILNK; this is translated from the coding sequence ATGAAAAATAAAAGTTTAATAGCAACACTCATTATGATCACAAGTCTGGTTTTTTTATCCCTCTTTTTTGAGAAAGACAATAAACAACTAGCATTAAAACAAAAACCAGTGGTCAAAATCGGTATCTTACAATTGGTAACTCATGAGGCACTTGACCAAATTGAAAAAGGCATTGAAGACGAACTGCAAAAAAATCCAAGTTCTCATCAAAAACTGCAAATCACACTAATGAATGCTGAAGGCGACCAAAGTAAAATACAGACCATGAGCCACCAACTGGTAGACAAAGGCAATGATATCGTCATTGGAATTGCTACACCAGCAGCCCAAGGATTAGCAACTAGCAGTAAAAAAGTACCTGTTGTCATGTCGGCTATTTCGGATCCCATAGGTGCAAAGTTAGTAAAAAACCTAGACAAACCAGAGGGAAATGTTACAGGATTATCCAACAAGGTGCCCTTAAAACAAACCGTTCAACTGATTAAAAGTCTAACGCCACAAGTGAGAAAAATCGGAGTGCTCTATGCTAGCAATGAGGACAATTCCCTTTCACAAGTTAAAGACTTTACAGCTTTTGCCAAAGTAAAAGGGTTTGAAGTTATCCCTTATGCAGTTCCTTCAACAAATGAAGTACCATCAACCATGTCAGTTCTGACACAGAAGGTAGATGCTTTATTTATCCCACAAGACAACACCATTGCTTCGGCCTTTGCCTCTGTGGTCAGCGCAAGCAATGCTGCCAACTTGCCAGTCTACTCCAGCGTCGATACTATGGTTAGAGATGGTAGTCTGGCATCCGTTAACCAAAACCAATACCAACTAGGGGTAGAAACAGCCAAGCAGGTTAAGAAGTTATTGGCTGGTAAATCCGTTTCACAAGTACCTGTTAAAGTCGTTGACAATGGGAAACCCGTCATTAATAAAGCTGTGGCTGATAAACTGGGAGTGACGATCCCAGAAGCTTTGCAAAAAGAATCTGATATTCTTAACAAATAG
- a CDS encoding NFACT RNA binding domain-containing protein has protein sequence MSFDGFFLHYLTEELSDKLLNGRIQKVNQPYERELVLGVRNHRQNFKVLISAHPVFGRIQLTDSNFQNPQVPNTFTMIMRKYLQGAVIESFKQIDNDRIIEIGVSNKNEIGDDIKTTLIIEIMGKHSNIILVDRNQNKIIESIKHVGFSQNSYRTILPGSTYIEPPKTGAKNPFTIEDEPLFEILQTQDLSPKNLQKLFQGLGRDTANQLAERLTTDKLKVFRQFFNQEVSPHLTQNAFSAVPFSDSGQSFEQLSELLDYYYLEKAERDRVSQQASDLIHRVQNELDKNRLKLRKQEAELKATENAEDFRQKGELLTTYLSLVPNNKESVTLDNYYTGEPLTISLDLALSPNQNAQRYFKKYQKLKEAVKHLSGLIEETKQSIHYYESVEYNLSQANLDEIEDIREELVQAGFMKRRATDKRHKRKKPEQYLASDGKTIILVGRNNLQNEELTFKMAKKGELWFHAKDIPGSHVIIKDNLNPSDEVKTDAAELAAYFSKGRYSNLLQVDMIEAKKLHKPSGAKPGFVTYTGQKTLRVTPEKEKIDQMKIN, from the coding sequence ATGTCTTTTGACGGCTTTTTCTTACATTATTTAACTGAGGAGCTTTCTGATAAACTTCTGAATGGACGAATTCAAAAAGTGAACCAACCCTACGAGCGTGAATTAGTTCTAGGCGTCCGAAATCATCGCCAGAATTTTAAAGTCCTCATTTCAGCCCATCCTGTTTTTGGGCGCATTCAATTAACGGATAGCAATTTTCAAAACCCACAGGTGCCAAACACCTTTACCATGATTATGAGAAAATACCTTCAAGGTGCTGTCATTGAATCATTTAAGCAAATAGATAATGACCGAATTATCGAGATTGGTGTCTCCAATAAGAATGAAATTGGTGATGACATCAAAACGACCTTAATCATTGAAATTATGGGTAAGCACAGCAATATCATCTTAGTAGATCGCAATCAAAATAAAATTATTGAGTCTATTAAGCATGTTGGCTTCTCACAAAATTCTTACAGAACTATTTTACCTGGCTCAACATATATCGAGCCACCTAAGACAGGGGCAAAAAATCCTTTTACCATTGAGGATGAACCCCTTTTTGAAATCTTACAAACCCAGGACCTTTCTCCTAAAAACCTTCAAAAACTTTTCCAAGGCTTAGGTCGTGATACAGCTAACCAACTGGCAGAGCGGTTGACAACAGATAAATTAAAGGTATTTAGACAGTTCTTCAATCAGGAAGTCTCACCTCATCTCACTCAAAATGCTTTCTCAGCAGTTCCTTTTTCAGATAGTGGCCAATCCTTTGAACAGCTCTCTGAACTTTTAGATTATTACTACTTAGAAAAAGCAGAGCGTGACCGAGTTAGTCAACAAGCCAGTGATTTAATACACCGTGTCCAAAATGAATTGGATAAAAACCGTCTCAAATTAAGGAAACAAGAAGCCGAATTGAAAGCTACTGAAAATGCTGAAGACTTTCGGCAAAAAGGAGAATTGCTGACCACCTATCTTTCCTTGGTTCCTAATAATAAAGAATCGGTTACCTTAGATAACTATTACACTGGTGAACCACTTACCATTTCTTTAGATTTAGCCCTTAGCCCTAATCAAAATGCCCAACGCTACTTTAAAAAATACCAAAAACTAAAAGAAGCTGTTAAACATTTATCTGGCCTAATTGAAGAAACTAAGCAAAGCATTCATTATTATGAAAGTGTTGAGTACAATCTCTCACAGGCTAACCTTGATGAAATCGAAGATATTCGAGAAGAATTGGTTCAAGCTGGTTTTATGAAGCGTCGTGCAACAGACAAACGCCACAAACGTAAAAAACCAGAGCAATACCTTGCTAGCGACGGCAAAACCATTATCTTAGTTGGACGAAACAATCTCCAAAATGAAGAGCTGACCTTCAAAATGGCTAAAAAAGGAGAACTCTGGTTCCATGCTAAAGATATTCCCGGTAGTCACGTCATCATCAAAGATAATTTAAATCCTAGTGATGAGGTTAAAACGGATGCCGCAGAGTTGGCAGCTTATTTTTCTAAAGGGCGCTACTCCAACCTCTTACAAGTGGACATGATTGAAGCCAAAAAATTGCATAAACCAAGTGGAGCAAAACCAGGTTTTGTAACTTACACAGGCCAAAAGACACTACGGGTAACTCCGGAAAAAGAAAAAATTGACCAAATGAAAATCAATTAA